Below is a window of Nitrospinota bacterium DNA.
GGCAGGATTTTGCGGTCACCCGCGAGCGTATCCGACAAATTGAGGCAAAAGCCCTGCGCAAATTGCGACATCCAAGTAGAAGTAAGAAGTTACGAAGTTTTATTGAAAGCTGATTGTGTGGGCCTATAGCTCAGTTGGTAGAGCCCCCGGCTCATAACCGGTAGGTCACAGGTTCGAATCCTGTTGGGCCCACCAGCCTGCGGGCTGGACCAGATCAAGTTCCTTCGGGCAGAGTAGCTAAAAGAGTATTAATTCCCTAAGGGCTTATTAGACAAAAAATAATGACCTTATGAGAAAGTTCTCCTACATTTATAAAAAGCCCTATTTCGCCTGTGTCTTTTGCGTGATTTATTCTGCCTTAACCCTGGGGCTTGCCCTTTTCAGAAACTGACCCACCGCAAATAAGCTCATTTTCATATTTCTATTTTTCCCCTCCAGCTTGACAACATCCACAATCGATTTTATTTATAGAGCAGGATAAGGAACATCCTCTCGGCCGAGAGAAATGATAAATACATCATCAACCTCTCACAGAAGGAGCAAATCATGAATCTCGTAACTTTTAACCCAGAACATGTTTTAGACAGGTTTTTCGATACCGACCGGTATTTTGGTTTTCCAAAAGTAACCGGTGATCATTCATCCATTATGCCCAGAGTCAATGTGATTGAAAAAGACGAAGCGTTTCATCTGGAGGCAGAAACCCCGGGAATGACAGAAAAAGACGTTTCAGTCGAGTTTCATGACGGCATTCTGACCCTGAAAGGGCACAGGGAGAATAGTTCGGAAAGCGATAAAAATGATTACCGCATCCGCGAATTCAGCAAACAAAGTTTTAGCAGGAGTTTCAGGCTCAGCGACCAGGTTGATTCAGAGAAGGTCGAGGCTAAAATGGAGCAGGGAATCCTGAAGGTCACTTTACCCAAAAAGGAGCAGGTAAAACCAAAGAAAATTGAGATCAAAGTTGAGTCTTGAGTTTTCAGGCTGTAAAAATCATCTGCCGGCTTATACGGGGTTTTCCCCCGCATGAGCCGGTCCTGTCTTTCAGGTGATTTATTCGTAAATCTAACTCTCGCTTGAATTTTTCATGCGGCACAAGCCAAACTTGTGGTAAAACATCACCAACTCCATTTTGGCCAAAATCTGTTTGAGAGATCGAACCAATGGACAACCTTAATTTTGGAAACAGAAAAGCATGAAATCACTCGCATCTATAACAGACAAAGATATTGAAACCATTAAAATGGCCCTGAACGATTCGATCTCGGACATGAACACAGAACTCAAGCAGGATATTTCTCCTGAAAAGAAGAACGGGCTCATAGATTTTAAAGCCAAATATTCCAGGGTATTTGACAAGCTCAAACAAAGCGGTTCCATTTATGCCTTGAGCGAAACCGAACTCGATATTGTTGCGGGTGGACTTAATGACGCAATTGAATTGATTGAGGAAAACCTGACCGATGATTTGACTGAGGATGAGAGTGAGGAAATTCTGGGATATAAAAATGACTGCCAGAGACTGGTCGACCTGCTGTCTCTTTAGGAAAGTTGATCACCTTAAAAAATTCATGTAGTACCCATAGTAGAACATCCATCCTGTAATACCTGTTCCAGCGACCATACTT
It encodes the following:
- a CDS encoding Hsp20/alpha crystallin family protein translates to MNLVTFNPEHVLDRFFDTDRYFGFPKVTGDHSSIMPRVNVIEKDEAFHLEAETPGMTEKDVSVEFHDGILTLKGHRENSSESDKNDYRIREFSKQSFSRSFRLSDQVDSEKVEAKMEQGILKVTLPKKEQVKPKKIEIKVES